In Myxococcales bacterium, the following are encoded in one genomic region:
- a CDS encoding imidazolonepropionase gives MQLLISPIGQLATLAGVVAKDGIGIGWDDLGMIENGALLIENGRILYAGPAADAPEPAKKVWRLDAGDLVAQPGFVDPHTHPCWVGSRHMEFTMRAEGATYQEINRAGGGIRSSMRQCRLASEDELAIATLRRLGRMQAYGVTALEAKSGYGLDTESELRQLRAIRRAGAATHQLVRATFLGAHAIPPEFEGDSEGYTDLIVKEMLPRVAAEKLADFCDVFVEDGYFSPAQGRRILKKAAKLGLGLRLHADEFVSLGGAELAADLGAASADHLMAVSRAGIAALAKAGVTATLLPATTVFLGQTNFAPARQLLDAGVRVALSTDHNPGSSHTENLQLVLTLACTYLKMTIPEALAGVTYNAARSLLIHEETGALLPGRRADVTLFNVPDLRAVPYHLAVSDLCYIVVNGNLYEAPPALALPVAEK, from the coding sequence ATGCAGCTTTTGATTTCCCCTATCGGGCAGTTGGCTACCCTGGCCGGCGTCGTCGCCAAGGACGGGATCGGCATCGGTTGGGACGATTTGGGGATGATCGAAAACGGCGCCCTGCTGATCGAGAACGGCCGCATCCTCTACGCTGGTCCCGCCGCCGACGCCCCGGAACCGGCGAAGAAAGTCTGGCGGCTCGACGCCGGCGATCTGGTCGCGCAGCCCGGTTTCGTCGATCCGCACACGCACCCATGCTGGGTCGGATCGCGCCACATGGAATTCACCATGCGGGCCGAAGGCGCCACCTACCAGGAAATCAACCGCGCCGGCGGCGGCATCCGTTCCAGCATGCGCCAGTGCCGCCTGGCCTCCGAGGACGAACTGGCGATCGCCACTTTGCGCCGGCTGGGCCGGATGCAGGCTTACGGCGTGACGGCGCTCGAGGCCAAAAGCGGGTACGGCCTGGACACCGAAAGCGAACTGCGCCAACTCCGCGCGATCCGCCGCGCCGGGGCCGCGACCCATCAACTGGTGCGCGCCACGTTTCTCGGCGCGCATGCCATCCCGCCGGAATTCGAGGGCGACAGCGAGGGCTATACCGACCTGATCGTCAAGGAAATGCTGCCGCGCGTGGCCGCCGAAAAGCTGGCCGATTTCTGCGACGTTTTCGTCGAGGACGGGTATTTCAGCCCGGCCCAGGGCCGGCGTATTTTAAAAAAAGCGGCGAAGCTCGGCCTGGGATTGCGCCTCCATGCCGACGAGTTCGTTTCGCTCGGCGGCGCCGAACTGGCGGCCGACCTGGGCGCGGCCAGCGCCGACCACCTGATGGCGGTGTCCAGGGCGGGCATCGCCGCCCTCGCGAAGGCGGGCGTGACGGCGACGCTGCTGCCCGCGACGACGGTTTTTCTGGGCCAGACGAATTTCGCGCCGGCGCGGCAGTTGCTCGACGCCGGGGTGCGGGTCGCGCTTTCGACCGATCACAATCCGGGTTCCAGCCACACCGAAAACCTGCAGCTCGTGCTGACCCTGGCCTGCACCTACCTCAAGATGACCATTCCCGAGGCGCTGGCCGGCGTCACCTACAACGCCGCCCGTTCGCTGTTGATCCACGAGGAAACCGGCGCTTTGCTGCCCGGCCGCCGGGCGGACGTGACCCTGTTCAACGTGCCGGATTTGCGCGCCGTTCCCTACCACCTGGCGGTCAGCGATCTGTGCTACATCGTGGTGAACGGCAATCTCTACGAAGCGCCGCCGGCCCTGGCGCTGCCGGTCGCGGAAAAGTAA